The DNA sequence AAAGTTACGTGTTGGTGGGATGGGTTGCACTTGGTCAGTAGCTGGCCCTTTGATCAAAGtcaaacaaacatacaataAACCTCTCCTTGGCAAATTGGCGTGGTTCTTGCCTATGATCGGCGGCATGCGGCACTCCTTAGCCGAGATGCAATAGCCACACTCACATATATATTTACTAATCAGGAGTCGAGATGTTTTCCTAATATCTATGTTTAGAGTTCAAAGACTTAGAGATTCGCACcgttaaagagagagagagagagatctagaTTATTAGTTTATATGCGGTGGGCTAGTAGAATGAGCAAATGAGGACTGCAAGATTCAAAATGAATAGTCCGGATCTTAGAGTCCGTCAGCTCTGGACACAGAAATCCAAAGATGATCTCAGTTCAATCATCAGTGTATATAATTGGACGATAATTGATATACATCAGGTTTGATTATATTATGCAGCCAAATGCAAAAGTCTTTCCAACTTGCCAACAATCACGCTACTCGTTTACTTGGGTAACAATTGACCTCATCAAATAATCTCTACTAACTAATGAAATCCTCTTTGTTAaccaaaaaatgatgaaaagataatttagtcttctattacacaaaaaaaaatgataggcaataatgtaatttcacaagttcaaattttactgttttttattgaagccttaCCTACAGcctacaggtgatgttaaaCAACCTccaatattataaaaataaaaataaaaaacctctcactccccccacgttctctcttcctctctctttctcaatttctaaaaatatgtgttaatgtgtaggcaaatgctagtatgAAATTGAGAAATATTGCTCAGGTGACCTTTGAAAGAGGAGCATGTCTACATGCCCAAACTCGACTGTTTCAAAAACGCTTGACATTTCACATGAGAAATAAACGACCAATCTTCCACATGGGGATGGGGCAGCGGTGGAATGCAGAAGGTAGACGAAATCAAATgattgaatcaaaatttcaaaatattaatttgtgCTGGCTTCAcacttttatttataattaaatgcTAAATGAGCAGGTCATATAATTCTAAAAATGAAACAATTAATATTCAAGTTGACGTAATATATTCGTTGAGTATGACTCACCATCCTAAGTAACTCTTCATAGTTAATTTACAATTTCGAAGTATAACTCCTAAGTATGAAGGTTAAGATTAAGAGCTCTGATATAAGTGGAGAAAAATATGGCTAAATCAGTTGTTACGATGAGATCCAAAGTTGTGgagcaaaatttcaaatataatcCAACATATAAAAATCGAAATCTTCAACTAAACCTAATGGGTGTGAGTAAGTCTttaatgagagattttttagggTGGCGGAACTATGGTCGGTAAACCAAGTGTCATCGGGCCGTATTTCGAGtatactgaaattttttttttaaacgagatgtcattatacaagtgaATGAAcacttgaagaaagaaaaaaaaaatcctctatGTGTATAATAACAATAACATCATGCCGCTAGCGTTGCGGGCACATTTAAAATCTCTCCAAAGGCACACACCCTTGATGTTTTGAACCGAGTATTATACGTTTGTGTAATTTCTTATCTCCAACAACCAGCAACCAGCAACTTCCTTCCCACTTTTATATATTCATTTCACATTAACAacaagaataaagaaaaagattaCGTCTCCAAACGAATATTCCCAAAAATCATACATAAGATGACGATGATGATCCATTGATTTTTTATCATGAAAAATCATCCACTAATCCATAAGACATCATACAAGAAatccaaacaaattaataatatttgagGTCCCAACGAATTAGAAAAGAATCCAATGCCTCGCTCACAATTAATAAACTGAAATTAAGAAATCTATATCTACTTAATAATCTTCACAATTAATAAATCAAACCCTAAAACACCAGGCAtagtggtgatgatgatgatggccGTGGAACGAAGTCTCCCTATCGATCATGCCTTGAACGGAGCGAAACTCCTCCACGTGGCAAGGAATAGTGATCGGACCCTTGTGATCGAATCCGTACTCCTTCTCCGCCTCCTTCAGCAGCTGCATGAAGAGCGGGTGGTTGATGTAGACCACCGGAATAACAAACCTCTGCTGGTCCTCCCCCTGGCCCACCATCACCGCCATACAGCCTTTCGGAATATCTTTGAGCTCCTTGCTGTTCTTgtcgtggtggtggtggagaaggTGGGGGAAGTGGAGGTGGAAGTTCAGGTGGTTGTGCTTGCTGGGCCTGTCGGCGGCGATAAATCCCATCTTTTCGAAAACTCGAAAAACCCGAAAATCAGAAAACCCTTGAGAGCAAGAAAACAGTGGAGAAACTTGAAGTTGTTGAGTTAGGGTTATAAGAAGACGAAAGAAAACGGCCACGGATCGGAAGCGGAGATGGTGAGGTTGAACTGGGTTAGGGCGGAGTCGGTTAACGATCTCGGAATATTGCTCATGATATATGATCGGATTCAACAACCAACATAAATATCGATGGAGAAAAAGGAGAAGCTGAGAGAGGTTTTTGGAGAGGGAGGGGTTTGGTGTTTATATAGTAGCTGTCGTAGGAGCAGATAGGGTTTGCTTACCTTATACAGAAAGGAGAGGGTTAGAGGGTGGGAAAAGATATAAAATCAAAGTCGTAAACGCTGTAAAAGTCTGGAGGCTTACAACTTGCAGGAAGGTTTTACAAAACGCGCCTgataattactatttatttcattttatttcattttttaatggTAATTACCAGAATTCTGTGTCGGTAAAAAGTCTCTGATATGCAATTAACTAATTTGAGTTCCAAATATTTGGAATATGTAATTAACAATTGCAAATTAGGGTCTTGTTAagaattacttttaaaataattaaaaaatttaaagaaaatatttttaggttcaaaaaataaataaattgtttattGCAACAAGCATcagttatgtgtttcttgcatAAAACAATAAAGTGTTTTTCTAGGATTCACttgtcattttattattttactaaaAAATGGTTTCAGAAGCATTTTCAATAAAAATGctttcagccattttaaaaacattttcgaaCGAGTCCTAGTTTTCTGGCAACCCCCCTCCCTTttaaacttattttcaaaagaaaaaattgcaaaTTGGTTTCTTTCATTCCAAAACTAATAAGGTATGTAATTATTAATCCAATCAAAACAAATAAggtagaattaattaattaattaatacgtTAGCAAAATAGTATTGATAAGGGATAATTTTATAACGTTTAGAAGGAATGTTTatgatattaattaattatggaaATGATGAATAATTTTTATACTTGAGTTTGAATTTACATTTAAAAATACAATCAAAGTCAAATCACAAGTTTattaataaaacaaattcaATAAAGCAACAATTGGTACCATAGAAATCCAGCTATAAACgggggaagaggatcctctcctgagctcaggatGAGGATTCTCctgattatgaaatttggacCATTCAAAATTAATTCAACGGTTTCAAATGAGAAgtcctctaaaaattataataattgtaacagttgaattaaatttaaacggTCTGAATTTCGTGATCAGAAGGAACCTCATTCTAAGCCCAGGATATGATCCTCTTCCATAAACGGGATAGTCTTATcacacattttattttattttattttttgggtgtcAATTCACACATTTGAGATTCCACGTCAACAAATAAAGCAAGGGAATTCGCCtctcataaaaagtaaaaatagagGGAAGAATTGAAATCTTGCAAAGCAGCTTTAGCTATCAAACCCACATGGACAACAAGAGACCGACGCTTCTCGTCCTCGTCAGCAGTTTTATGGGGTCCATATGATTGGAAAATGCGACCCGACAATGAGGTGTCACGCGCTTCACACACCATATGAAGCCGTCCAGTAACATGCTTCGAACATGTCCAAGTCCAACTGGATTGGACCAATACTATAGATGAGGGAGCATCACGTCATcatcttaattttatttaatttttcggTTTAAATATTTGTTTCTTTACCTGCtaagaactttaacgaaaaactcatagtactgtttattttaacgaaaaatcacatttttactctaaactcaattatggtactattcatttacaactcatttttgttatttttgttaaaactcaaagttttcaaacatttttcattaattttccttagcTATTACTTGTGCTGCAGTTCTTTGGAAATAATTATCAACTAACATTTTGTTTATCTTAATAAAATATTGTTAATTACCTATTATTTTTACTATAAAACAATGATTAAGTACAATTGCTGGTATACTAGGAGCGCTTAAAAAGTCGTGGCATTTTGGATAGCATGCGGGAAATCTTTGAATATGGCAACCAGATCACATCAACTGTCCCCTGtattctcttccaatttttcaattttgctaCCTACAactttatttgaatttaatcGAGACTATCTTAAAATATTATTGTAGTAAATTGTTTGCGATATAGAAGTTCTTCTCCTTGCTCTTTACGAGATGCCGCACGCAAATTGCTCATAATCTGCAGCCCTAGGGCCACTTTGTTTTGGTATGCGTTAAGTAGTACAAGGTCGGATAGTTGACATGATCTGGTTGCCAAATTCAAAGGTTTCAAGCATGCTACCCAAAATGTCCTTGACTTTTTACGTGCTTCTACTAAACCCCACTTGGGAGCCATGCCTTGCTCAGCTCAAATTTAGGGCCGGATTCTGTGGCAGATATTACTGCAAAATCCTTGTGACGTAACAGGTATCATGCATACCTATTTTCTACCGTGTTACATTGCCCACAGAGATGCATGTGCTCCTCATATCTTGGTCCTCTTAAGTGCAAAGTTTAGTTTAATCACTTGAATTTAGGAATAATCAACCAAATCCTGCGGTTGATTGATGCACAAGTTTTGTGATGGGCATTCCTAGACCATTTGATCAAGAGATCTGGAGATACATGGGATTCTAAATTCTAGGAAGATCCTTCCAGATATAGGCGTTTGATCATGACCCACAAAAATGGGAACGGTTTAGCTGTTTTTTTAAGTCAAAAGACTCAACCAAAAGGGGAGGTGATTACTGATTATGTCGAGCAtctaatttccattttttttccctcctttttcttttgatttttctttggcTCTCCAACTTTCCACACAAGCATTTATCCTAATCCCTCCAATAATATGGCAAGTTTAATATTCAACAAATCGAGAACTTTTTTAGTGAGTGCAGAGCACGGTCACATACGCCATATGTTATATACAAGTGGAGAGAGAGCACGGTCACATACGCCGAGCACGGTCACATACGCCATATGTTATATACAAGTGGAGGGACACTtgatggggaaaaaaaaaaaactttccttccacttgtataataatatatgtCTTATCGTAGTGGCAAAGCCACTTGAGAACCAGGAGAGGTCATGGCCTACCCTggaatttttcattttgtactttttgtttatgtgctttTAGTTGGATATTCTGCATTCTTCGACTTATGTGTGTTTGCTCCCAGCTAACTTTATTGTGTGTTTCTAATtgataaaataaatatgttttcCAATAGTATAGTTATCAAACCAAAGGCATATATCAACTAGCCTTCCTTTAGTTAGTTCACTATTTTGCATGATAGAGTATTGTTTTATAGTGAAACCATGTATATATGGAATAGAGGAAGAATTCATCTTCAAagataattttcaaatttgtagTTTTGTGCcatgattatgaatttttgtTCAACTTCATTATAGGAACTTATAAAGAAGTTCAGTACTTACGATATAATTatctcaaaaaaattaaaaaaattgtgacTTTATTactctcttttttattaaaattattcattttactacaaaaaaaatgaacattttTCTCCCATtagttatattaatttttttctttgaatttcttTCTTATGGCTTAGTGGCCCCTCCTAGCTTCGATTTTTGGCTTTGCCACTGTGTTATGGTATGTATTTTGGgtatattgaaaaatatctcaAGCAAATAATACCCCTTGTTCATTAATTCTATTTTATGACGGAGTTtacattttcttattttgacCAAAAGAGGATTCTCGAACTTACGACATCTTACAACATCAACAAGAAAAATACTGTTGAACAAATGGTTGGTAAGTCAATTTACAATTCCTAAATATATGTGGTTTGTGGAGAAAATAATCTCATCTTAGTGTTAATTGTCTTATTGGAATTTTAGGAATGAGAGGTAAATGAAACTTTTTCGTGGCTACGatcaattttaattcatttcctTTTCCACCAACGAGTACGTTTCTAAATTTAGTGCCATCTACCTTTGATTATAACAGCCAACCAATTTGGTTTTCGACTTTTTGTTCTTTAAGTGGGTGGTCCTTTGAAGTTACGCCGATGTGACCTAATTAAATGTTTGTTAGCTGAGAAGATGTAGGTTCGAATTTTCTCATGTGGCAACAAAATGTTGATTAACTGATATAATAGTTTGACATCCAGAATAAAATAGTGAACTGCCATGACTTCGCCAGctgattaatttaaaaaataaaaaaatttatgtggTATCAAAGTGttgattaattgatttataACAAAAGACCTTGTATTATTGTTGTACAACACATTCTAATTGTAACTCAACATTTTTTTCTGGAGTCTccttctctctcactttcttttttaaaaatgtCAACACAAAATGTTGATCTGACTTAAtcatgaccgttcaaataggaaggGAAGAAAGGGAAGGTAATCGTACTCAGTTTTTTGCTTTTGCTGTGTGGTCTAAATCTGCACTTCAAGTTGAACATTAAactccaacaaaaaaaattgtacactAAATGTCTGACCATGATTTTCAGATTTGGTTCCAACACTATACAAAACCAAAATTGTCCcggaaaaataacataaaacaaaaagtataaTTTAGATTAAAAGTATGAACATGGATCAAATGAAATTGTGCAATTTGCTGGTCACGAGACTCACGACGGTGGTTAAGATTTGGGTTTGGTAGTAAAAGACAGACATGGGGAAGTCCAATCCAAGCGCATAACCAGGCCACCAGTCTAATGAAGAGCATTTCTATGGGCTTGAACTGGAATTCATGATATATGGAAAGCAATTAAGTACAATACTATTATAATTACacagcaaaaaaaaatttcgttacAAGTAAAACATCTCGGGttcattagaaaaaaaatttctcagcCCCGTATTACATCATATGTTTGATTTCTATCGCTCTTGAATACATGATGGTGGCTAGGTGAGGGATGAAATGCTTCGTCATGGCAGTCTATCCTTTTTGGAGACTGGAAAGGCTCATAGAGATATTTCAGACTCTCATTCCACCACTGTGTGATTCACTAGCGCTAAAAAACatcaaattaactatttaaatcCTTCCATCCAATCATCCCCATAACATGAACATGCAGTTGCttgaatatatattttacatatgtAATAAACAAAATGTGTATAGTAGAACATTGGCATAGGAACAATAGACACTTGAAGACTTGAGAGGTAATGTGTGACAagacatgattttttttctcatttcatCATCACAATTTGTAATTAATTTAgccaaaattaaagaaaaagtaaaaaagaaaattctatACCAAATCTAGAAGGAGAAGAAAGGAAAACATCAAACATTCATGCGTACGAATAATATCCAGGTTCTCATTTTCCTCTTCTGAATTCTTCCATATCTGTGTActtacccaaaaaagaaaacaagatttCTTGAATGGTGAAGTGACCGAAAGGGCCCTCATAATTCTAACTAGAACATCAAGTAATCTTCCTCATCGTCATCATCGAATGTATGTGTTGTATTCACGTCCAATAATTAATGGTTTTCCTAATCAGCCGACACAATTATCTGCACCCCCTCCGCCGGCTTCCGCTTCCGAACCAAGCGGCAGCGATCTGCTCCGGCAGCTAAAGAGTCCGCGATGGGCTTAATGACCAAAATGCCCTGCCCCACGGCTGCACAAATTAGCGTCGACAAAAACGCAGCGAATGAGAGGGCGGTGAACGCCGGGTGGTCCGGCTTCCACAACACGGTCATCCCCATGAGAATAATCTGCAGCGGTAGTGGCACCAATACCGTGGCGGCAAGGGTGTAAATCCTCAACCTCAGCCCCTTGTTGATCACCAACGACAAAACCCTCCAGCACGAAAACAAGAACCACATCGAGTATGCGCCACCGAACGCGGCGAACATGATGGTGTTCAACAAAGGGTATGTGCATGAAACCATGCTGCTGCCGTACTCGACCTTCTGGACGACATAGTTCCGTACAAAAATCTCCGGCAGCGGCAGGTGGAGCTTGTGGAACGGGTGGAAGAACAGGAAGAGGACTTGCACCAGAAGCATGGGGAGACACGTGGCGAGGACGAATGCCATGGCCCAGGAGACATTGGGGGTCTTCTTTTCAATGGAGGCGTCGACAAGGAAGAGCAAGGTGACGAGGAAGGCAGGCTCGAATAACCCTAACGAGAGCGCCACGTGGATTTTGCAAAACTGGGGCTCCTCGAAGGAGGCGAGGACGGAGAGGAAAGGGTAGAGGTAGGTGCGGCGGAAGGTGGGGATTCGGAGGAGCTCGTTGAGGGACCAGAAGATGATGAATATGACGAGGAGGAATCGGACGGTCCAGAGGGAGTTGAAGTGCCGAAGGTGGAGGGCGGTGCGGGACTTTAAGCAGAGGTTGAAGATGAAGGAGATGGAGAGGAGGGAAAGGACGATGAGGGCGGAGGTGAATAGTAAGGTGGCAACGTCGAAGGCGGAGTCGAGGAATGGCGTTGAAGGAATGAAGAACATCGAGCGAAATATCAATTGGAttgattaactaattaattaacaaattaattaattagttaatcaaTGAATAATATTCTATCTCTCTCGATCGCTCTGATGATCTCGATGAAGGATGGATATATGGAAGACAAACCCTCCTTTTGTTTGTTCTCCTTCTTGTATATATCGATATCGAATATACTGATGGTTATGAatatatgtactttttttttgtatCGATATCGATATATTGCTATCTAACCACGACTACGGTAAAACAAGAGGAGATGTGATCAATATCGTTGTACAAAAGTAAGGGCGGCAATAAGGCTGCTGGCCGTGGCGGTGAGAGACGCGGCGGAAGGTGGTGGGACTGGAGATTATGCATGGAATGGAAATAGTGAACAGATATAGGATATAGTACTTGGGAACAATATTGGAGGAAGTAAAGGTGTAATATGGAAAAACTGAGGAGGAAGAGGGCATTGGGGGGTGGGCGCGGGTTACGTCGGAGGAGTATTTGGGGAGAGAAGGGTTGAGACTTATTTCTCTCCCCGATTTCCCTACCGGCGGGAAACAGGCTTGACAGCCTGCAACGAAGGAAGAGCGATCGATGATTTGGGGTCTAGAAACTTTAGttagagagaggagggagaatAAAGGGAGGAGGAGAAATGTGGTGCAATGGGATGTCTCCTTCCATTTCGGCCTTTTACGGTTAGAATTTAGGAGTTTTGGAATTTAATTTGCACCTTTATTATTTTGTGTTTGCATAATAAGACTTAGATATGAGCTGtacatctttattttttatttttttggagtttATTAtagacatttttttattatttatttttaaaatgttttgagattcaattctatttttaagaatttaaaaattgttaattaaGAAGATACAGCTCAAAACCAGATATTCTAGGATTTTTATCTGTTTTTTGCCGATTGTAATTGGATTAACACAGTTGAGTATGATCTGCATGACAACTTAGATGGATTGTCTTAAGCATATACCACTCCACCATTGGGTAATTTCATGCCAAATAAGATTTATATGCACAAAAAGATAAATGATGCTTGCAATTAAATAAGTACAGCTATCGGCTAATTTTGTACATTTGTAGGACTAGAAGTCTAGATGTAAAATAATCGCAACCATACATCAATAATTGGAAACTCCTCCGTTAAATGGTCACGTCCTtattattgtatatatttttttagtaaattgtGAATTCTGTTCCAATATTTACAAGTATTTAGTATAATCACAAttgaacactttttttttttttttttttttttttttaaattttctgatCACAATTTAAGGGTTAAATTTGCTGTAATGATATTTAAGGAGTATATATGGTGATATTACTAAGTACTTGTAATGTAGCAAGTCCTGAGAGTAAAGCAACTAGTGCACTGCAgaaataaaacccaaaaattttcttttggcgATCCAAAATTAGTGCAATATATTAATTGAGTTATGTTCATCGATTACATTTGGCCGAATAATGGAAATAAAAAGTGCATTTAGGCATGATGCTTCATCGACTCATCACTTGACTGCAGTCTGTAGGTGTGGCAATATATATAAAACCTACATTTCCAGCAATCGCTTTCTGTAACTTATGACAATATGACAATATgaagtctttttttttatttgctttgttTCGCACATTGCGCACCTGCAAGTGCCACCCACTACTCACCCTATTATGTATATGGGCAATTTCCTATCCAAGAATACGATGTTGTTTCTATGTCATTATCTTCCCTTCCTCGAAGACAAAGGAGTCACCAGGAAACTGACTAACTAGAGTTTATAGCTCCTCTAGGCCCCAATAGACTGAATTAGTCCTTCTACCAGCACGAAACGCTAGTTGAGCTAGGAGTTTCAAGCGCTAAGTCCTCTTTCCTTCGGAAAGTCATTTCAGGCAAGAAAGCCAATCTGGGAGGAAAGAAAGTCAGTTGCTCCGTGGTGATACGGACTCGATCTGCTCCTACCCACTGGGAGGCACTATGGCATGTTGGGAAATGCTAGTTTACTAACCGGTACCAGTGGTGGTGTCATAGACGTAAGTGCTGTTGTCTTAGTAAGGACTAAATGCCTAGAGTCAACCGCTGGTGGTTCAGGAAGTGAATTAGATTCATATGTACATTTTACTATAATCATGCGGTTGTGGCCCAGACGTTACATATACATTCTCAGTATGTATACATTTTGTGTTTGACATGCAGTACATGCTTGATCAATGCAAAAACTAATCCCAGCTCCCAATAAAAGAGAGAGCAACTACTGCACTGCAGAATTTGATCGGTTGGTGCATACAACCCACAGCTAGTGCAGGCATTCTTAAAGAATCGCTATTGAGATTTATATATCTTTGCACAACTAAAACCAGAAAAAGTTGCTTTTGGCGATcccaaaaactaaataaaaagtGCATTAAGG is a window from the Pyrus communis chromosome 16, drPyrComm1.1, whole genome shotgun sequence genome containing:
- the LOC137721375 gene encoding auxin-responsive protein SAUR32-like; amino-acid sequence: MGFIAADRPSKHNHLNFHLHFPHLLHHHHDKNSKELKDIPKGCMAVMVGQGEDQQRFVIPVVYINHPLFMQLLKEAEKEYGFDHKGPITIPCHVEEFRSVQGMIDRETSFHGHHHHHHYAWCFRV
- the LOC137721036 gene encoding uncharacterized protein — its product is MFFIPSTPFLDSAFDVATLLFTSALIVLSLLSISFIFNLCLKSRTALHLRHFNSLWTVRFLLVIFIIFWSLNELLRIPTFRRTYLYPFLSVLASFEEPQFCKIHVALSLGLFEPAFLVTLLFLVDASIEKKTPNVSWAMAFVLATCLPMLLVQVLFLFFHPFHKLHLPLPEIFVRNYVVQKVEYGSSMVSCTYPLLNTIMFAAFGGAYSMWFLFSCWRVLSLVINKGLRLRIYTLAATVLVPLPLQIILMGMTVLWKPDHPAFTALSFAAFLSTLICAAVGQGILVIKPIADSLAAGADRCRLVRKRKPAEGVQIIVSAD